The following proteins are co-located in the Myxocyprinus asiaticus isolate MX2 ecotype Aquarium Trade chromosome 44, UBuf_Myxa_2, whole genome shotgun sequence genome:
- the si:dkey-118j18.2 gene encoding uncharacterized protein si:dkey-118j18.2, translating to MELYWYIVVIIFIMIKIFFYICWYRSRQRQLAAYLSNPRNAQIVIVGGRAYLHQICERQNTSIWPSWYGVQDDGSVGEPSASLPQLSSQSHLDMPPPYEAVSGANDLKPPPYSEYAQNDDTDASLSIAIPDSNDSSAISDAPPPYTPSATSPANQQVDSHSQSQSEGRSS from the exons ATGGAGCTGTACTGGTACAT AGTCgtcataatatttattatgattaaGATCTTTTTCTACATCTGCTGGTACCGCTCAAGGCAAAGACAGCTCGCTGCATACCTCAGCAATCCCCGCAATGCACAGATAGTCATTGTGGGTGGAAGAGCATACCTGCACCAGATCTGTGAAAGGCAAAAT ACATCAATCTGGCCCAGTTGGTACGGCGTTCAGGATGACGGCTCAGTGGGCGAACCCTCTGCCTCACTTCCACAGTTATCCTCGCAGTCTCATCTGGACATGCCCCCTCCGTATGAGGCCGTGTCGGGAG caaatGACCTGAAGCCTCCACCGTACAGCGAGTATGCTCAAAATGATGACACTGATGCATCCCTTAGTATCGCTATCCCAGACAGCAATGATTCCAGTGCAATCAGTGATGCCCCACCTCCTTACACGCCTAGTGCCACctctccagccaatcagcaagtAGACAGCCACAGCCAATCACAATCAGAGGGAAGGTCAAGTTAG
- the timm21 gene encoding mitochondrial import inner membrane translocase subunit Tim21-like, giving the protein MIMNSFVFRISRSTNRVQHILKRVHVRLPLQISALQTQSPVLQANRCPGYQWIFYHNQFLHTGAQFRKDDRQKGTDRVSVSRSSSTPPSPSAAQKVRQAGRDFTYLIVVLIGLGVTGGLLYVVFQELFSSSSPSKVYGKAFEKCRSHPEIIGAFGEPIKGFGETSRRGRRQQVSHVEYMKDGLKHMRLKFYIEGSEPGLRGTVHSESKENPETGKYEFRYIFVDIDTYPRRTIVIEDNRYD; this is encoded by the exons ATGATAATGAATTCGTTCGTATTCAGAATCAGTAGGTCGACAAACCGTGTGCAGCACATATTAAAACGTGTGCATGTCAGATTGCCACTACAGATATCAGCTTTACAGACACAAAGTCCCGTTTTGCAAGCAAATCGATGTCCTGGATACCAGTGGATATTTTATCACAATCAATTTCTTCATACTGGAGCGCAGTTTAGAAAGGACGACAGACAAAAGGGCACTGATCGGGTGTCAGTTTCCAGAAGTTCGTCCACACCCCCAAGCCCTTCTGCAGCTCAGAAAG tcagacaggcaggcagagatttcACCTATTTGATTGTGGTGCTTATCGGACTAGGAGTTACAG GAGGATTGCTGTATGTGGTCTTTCAAGAGCTCTTTTCATCATCAAGCCCAAGCAAAGTCTATGGAAAAGCTTTTGAGAAGTGCAGATCACACCCAGAg ataataGGAGCTTTCGGCGAGCCCATCAAAGGTTTTGGGGAGACCAGTCGGCGTGGCAGAAGACAACAAGTGAG TCATGTTGAGTACATGAAGGATGGACTCAAGCACATGCGGCTGAAATTTTATATTGAGGGATCTGAACCAGGTTTACGGGGAACTGTTCATTCAGAATCAAAGGAG AATCCTGAAACGGGAAAGTATGAATTCCGGTATATTTTTGTAGATATAGACACATATCCAAGGAGGACAATCGTCATTGAAGACAACAGATACGATTAA